Proteins found in one Sphingobium sp. V4 genomic segment:
- a CDS encoding NAD(P)/FAD-dependent oxidoreductase: MAHSSAAADQNMVRSCDVVVVGAGVGGLYTLFRLRQLGFTVQVLEQGGDVGGTWYWNKYPGCRCDVESYQYSYSFSEELQREWTWSERFAPQPEILSYLQHVADRFDLRRDIAFNTTVSAANWDEARQEWKIETEDGNTWVAPYCIMATGSLSVPRTSVLPSQDAFAGEIYYTATWPADGVDVTGKRVGIVGTSASGTQSIPHLAAQASHLTVFQRTANFSIPSRNAPMNPATDAEWKANYTQLRKEQWQQRAAIIFETPTRSALEVDAEELERELERRWEAGGLGFLRAFTDLFSDHEANGLAADFVRRKIGETVRNPEVAGKLMPTDHPIGSRRICTDNGYYETFNRDNVTLVDVRSTPIEEVLPGGVRTSDAVYPLDVLVLATGFDAVIGALCRIDIRGRDGALLRDKWVNGPVAHMGLAVAGYPNLFYQTGPLSTGTLASMIQGNELQTDWLATLLVHARENGITEIEATEEAAIDWTIKCDELAKSLVHYYAPESSYIFKAPDGSRKFMIYTGGFDGYRQELEACAKAGYSGFVMQKGVHAGISAAAQAVGA, encoded by the coding sequence ATGGCACACAGCTCGGCCGCTGCCGATCAGAACATGGTGCGTTCCTGCGACGTCGTTGTGGTGGGAGCCGGTGTCGGCGGCCTTTATACCCTGTTCCGCCTCCGGCAGCTCGGATTCACTGTCCAGGTCCTCGAGCAGGGAGGTGATGTGGGCGGCACCTGGTACTGGAACAAATATCCCGGGTGTCGCTGCGATGTCGAAAGCTACCAATATTCCTATTCCTTTTCCGAGGAACTCCAGCGCGAATGGACCTGGAGTGAGCGCTTCGCGCCCCAGCCGGAGATCCTCTCCTATCTTCAGCATGTCGCCGATCGGTTCGATCTTCGCCGCGACATAGCATTCAACACCACGGTATCGGCCGCGAACTGGGATGAAGCCAGGCAGGAATGGAAGATCGAAACCGAAGACGGCAACACTTGGGTGGCGCCGTACTGCATCATGGCGACCGGCTCGCTCTCCGTCCCGCGCACGTCGGTTCTGCCATCGCAGGACGCATTTGCGGGCGAAATATACTATACCGCGACCTGGCCAGCCGATGGCGTCGATGTCACCGGCAAACGTGTAGGCATTGTCGGCACGAGCGCATCAGGCACCCAGTCGATTCCCCATCTGGCGGCACAGGCGAGCCACCTCACCGTATTCCAGCGGACGGCCAATTTTTCGATCCCCTCGCGCAACGCACCGATGAACCCTGCGACCGATGCCGAGTGGAAAGCGAATTACACGCAGTTGCGCAAGGAGCAGTGGCAGCAGCGGGCTGCAATCATCTTTGAGACGCCCACCAGAAGCGCGCTGGAAGTCGATGCCGAAGAACTCGAACGCGAGCTGGAGCGGCGCTGGGAGGCCGGTGGACTGGGCTTCCTACGGGCATTCACCGATCTGTTCAGCGACCACGAGGCCAACGGCCTGGCGGCCGACTTCGTTCGGCGCAAGATCGGAGAAACCGTCCGCAACCCGGAAGTCGCTGGCAAGCTGATGCCAACCGATCATCCGATCGGCAGCCGGCGCATCTGCACCGACAATGGTTATTACGAGACCTTCAACCGCGACAACGTGACGTTGGTGGATGTGCGCAGCACGCCCATCGAGGAAGTCCTTCCCGGTGGCGTTCGGACCAGCGATGCAGTCTATCCACTCGACGTTCTGGTTCTCGCGACGGGGTTCGACGCGGTCATCGGCGCTCTGTGCCGGATCGACATCCGCGGCCGTGACGGGGCGTTGCTACGCGACAAGTGGGTGAACGGACCAGTGGCACATATGGGCCTTGCCGTGGCAGGCTATCCGAACCTGTTCTACCAGACCGGGCCGCTCAGCACCGGGACGCTGGCCAGCATGATCCAGGGCAACGAACTGCAGACCGACTGGCTTGCAACTCTGCTGGTCCACGCGCGCGAGAACGGCATAACGGAGATCGAGGCGACTGAAGAGGCAGCAATCGATTGGACGATCAAGTGCGACGAGCTCGCGAAGAGCCTCGTCCACTATTACGCGCCAGAATCCTCCTACATATTCAAGGCCCCGGACGGCAGCCGGAAGTTCATGATCTATACTGGCGGGTTCGACGGTTACCGTCAGGAACTCGAAGCCTGCGCGAAAGCCGGATACAGCGGCTTCGTCATGCAGAAGGGCGTGCACGCCGGCATCAGCGCGGCGGCACAGGCAGTGGGAGCCTGA
- a CDS encoding enoyl-CoA hydratase, whose protein sequence is MSGDLIEPREQEPNYETGDPVTYAVEGPVAWIMLNRPQYSNAQNSQMTYALDGAFRQAVDDDSVRVIVLGGNGKHFSAGHDVGTPGRDNLVSFDRTGLWPNHTNRPGAEAMYTREHEVYLGMCRRWRDIPKPTIAMVQGACIAGGLALAWICDLIVASDDAFFQDPVNRMGVPGVEYFAHGFELPPRIAKGFLLLGERMPAARAYQFGMINEIVPREALREKVAAMAAELATRPRLGNWLTKQAINHVEDLRGHRTAMDAVFHMHHFAHAQNDLVLDDPLSGLKGQSR, encoded by the coding sequence ATGTCCGGCGACTTGATTGAACCGCGCGAGCAGGAGCCGAATTACGAAACCGGCGATCCCGTTACTTATGCTGTCGAAGGCCCTGTCGCCTGGATCATGCTCAACCGGCCCCAGTACAGCAATGCGCAAAATTCCCAGATGACCTATGCGCTCGATGGGGCGTTCAGGCAGGCGGTGGACGACGACTCGGTGCGGGTGATCGTTCTTGGCGGCAACGGCAAGCACTTCAGTGCGGGACATGACGTGGGAACGCCAGGTCGCGACAATCTGGTTTCCTTCGACCGGACCGGACTCTGGCCCAATCACACCAATCGTCCCGGCGCGGAAGCCATGTACACGCGGGAGCATGAGGTTTACCTCGGAATGTGTCGCCGATGGCGGGATATTCCCAAACCCACGATTGCGATGGTCCAGGGGGCCTGCATTGCCGGCGGTCTTGCGCTGGCATGGATTTGCGATCTGATCGTCGCCTCGGACGACGCCTTCTTCCAGGATCCGGTCAATCGCATGGGAGTGCCGGGGGTGGAATATTTCGCACACGGCTTCGAACTGCCTCCGCGGATCGCCAAAGGCTTTCTGTTGCTTGGTGAGCGGATGCCTGCCGCGCGGGCCTATCAGTTCGGCATGATCAACGAGATTGTTCCGCGTGAAGCGCTGCGGGAGAAAGTCGCTGCGATGGCGGCTGAGCTGGCAACCAGGCCACGCCTTGGCAATTGGCTGACCAAGCAGGCAATCAACCATGTTGAAGACCTTCGCGGACATCGTACGGCCATGGACGCCGTATTCCACATGCACCATTTTGCCCATGCCCAGAACGACCTGGTGCTGGACGATCCGCTTTCCGGCCTCAAGGGGCAGTCCCGCTAG
- a CDS encoding SMP-30/gluconolactonase/LRE family protein, whose product MSSRLAAIGESPLWSEREQAVYYIDCNAPALYRLTPATGEERAWKMPCRIGGVVLSESGPVVALKTGIFALDPIDGSLTEIAPAPLNDTALALHEARCDPAGRLWVGVINLGYVSHGKRGGAELFRLDGGRLVSCAEAAGGTVSNGLAWSRDGSTLYYADTAERIIWAFDYDVATGSVGRRREFHRLPEGMGVPDGATVDSEDGYWFACAGAGRLRRLAADGTLEHEFTTPCDWPTKPAFGGPQLETVFVTSLSIRGAKPGKEELEGRLFAMPAPVRGLTETLFKAIV is encoded by the coding sequence GTGTCGAGCCGCCTCGCCGCCATCGGGGAATCCCCGTTGTGGTCGGAACGCGAACAGGCGGTCTATTATATCGACTGCAATGCTCCGGCCCTCTATCGCCTCACGCCCGCGACCGGCGAGGAGCGGGCCTGGAAAATGCCATGCCGCATCGGCGGCGTGGTGTTGTCCGAGAGCGGTCCGGTGGTCGCGCTCAAGACCGGGATATTCGCTCTTGATCCAATCGACGGCTCCCTCACCGAGATCGCGCCGGCGCCGCTGAACGACACGGCGCTGGCGCTGCACGAGGCACGCTGCGACCCGGCGGGCAGACTGTGGGTCGGGGTGATTAACCTCGGTTATGTCAGCCATGGCAAGCGCGGCGGAGCCGAGCTTTTTCGTCTGGACGGGGGGCGACTGGTGTCCTGTGCGGAAGCGGCTGGCGGCACCGTCTCCAATGGTCTGGCCTGGAGCCGGGACGGATCGACCCTCTATTATGCGGATACCGCTGAGCGCATCATCTGGGCGTTCGATTACGATGTCGCGACCGGATCGGTCGGGCGTCGTCGCGAATTCCACCGCCTGCCCGAAGGAATGGGCGTTCCGGACGGGGCGACGGTCGATTCCGAAGACGGATACTGGTTCGCCTGCGCGGGCGCAGGACGTCTGCGCCGCCTCGCCGCCGACGGCACTCTGGAACACGAGTTTACGACCCCGTGCGACTGGCCGACCAAACCCGCCTTCGGAGGACCGCAACTCGAAACCGTTTTCGTCACCTCGCTTTCGATCCGCGGGGCGAAGCCGGGAAAAGAAGAACTGGAGGGGCGGCTTTTCGCCATGCCAGCACCAGTCCGCGGACTCACCGAAACACTGTTCAAGGCAATCGTCTGA
- a CDS encoding NAD(P)/FAD-dependent oxidoreductase: protein MHADREVPAEIPSREELIRRLQEADGATLLMSLICLTGDSAFLDDTFRPGPLAIGQWYQERLAADGKAAVCAQLADALLRFWSGNFPPVPAPDNETLMRLTQFYTGTDISDAYAGMFSEELALDGADKRRFSWTTNPPPEERAKFHVLVIGAGMSGLLAAKRLREAGIPFTVIEKNGKPGGTWHENRYPGCRVDVGNHFYSYSFSPGHQWNSYFSQRDELAAFFEEFVGEEGLLDSIQFSTEALAAEFHRDRWTVEVRRPDGSSEHIEANVVISAVGQLNRPKYPDIPGRESFAGVSMHTARWDDSVDLAGKRIAVVGTGASAFQVVPELAKMATSLTVFQRQPPWMKYNPRYHDEVSPEVQWVMAHVPTYSRWFRFLMLWHLGDATLPGLIADPEWAGAPRSLSASNEALRELLTAHITAQVGDDPELLRKVLPSYPPGGKRMLQDNGLWLQTLRQAHVDLVDTPISRIEGDAIIDAEGRAHEVDIIVYATGFDSIKMLAPMEVSGRDGQKIHASWAEGPSAYLTVTSPGFPNFFFLYGPGANLSHGGSIIFVSECQVRYILDAVRLMIEKGIASMEVTEEACSTYLERFDEAASRLVMAHPSVNNWYKTTSGRMVTNWPWRLLDMWQMMHHVDLDDYLLERTSVPEVAA from the coding sequence ATGCACGCTGATCGCGAAGTACCCGCCGAGATTCCTTCACGCGAAGAATTGATCCGACGCTTGCAGGAGGCGGACGGCGCGACGCTGCTGATGTCGCTGATATGTCTCACCGGGGATTCCGCTTTCCTCGACGACACATTTCGTCCCGGTCCCCTGGCAATCGGCCAGTGGTATCAGGAACGCCTTGCCGCGGACGGGAAAGCAGCGGTGTGCGCACAGCTTGCCGATGCGCTCCTCAGGTTCTGGTCGGGGAATTTCCCCCCCGTGCCCGCGCCAGACAATGAGACTTTGATGCGGCTGACGCAGTTCTACACCGGAACGGATATCTCCGATGCCTATGCCGGGATGTTCAGCGAGGAGCTTGCCCTTGACGGCGCCGACAAACGGCGTTTCTCCTGGACGACCAATCCCCCGCCGGAGGAACGCGCGAAGTTCCACGTATTGGTAATCGGTGCGGGCATGTCCGGTCTGCTTGCGGCCAAGCGCCTCAGGGAAGCCGGCATTCCCTTCACCGTGATAGAGAAGAACGGGAAGCCCGGCGGGACCTGGCATGAAAATCGCTATCCCGGCTGCCGGGTCGACGTGGGCAATCACTTCTACTCCTACTCCTTCAGCCCCGGCCATCAATGGAACTCCTACTTCAGCCAGCGCGACGAACTCGCGGCCTTTTTCGAGGAGTTCGTTGGCGAAGAGGGTCTCCTCGACTCGATCCAGTTCTCTACGGAGGCACTCGCGGCGGAATTTCATCGCGACCGCTGGACGGTCGAGGTCCGGCGTCCCGATGGGTCCAGCGAACACATCGAAGCGAACGTCGTTATTTCAGCGGTCGGCCAGCTCAATCGGCCCAAATATCCTGATATCCCCGGCAGAGAAAGCTTTGCAGGGGTGTCGATGCACACCGCCCGATGGGACGACTCCGTCGATCTGGCGGGCAAGCGGATCGCGGTTGTCGGGACGGGGGCGAGCGCTTTCCAGGTGGTGCCGGAACTGGCGAAGATGGCCACCTCGCTGACCGTGTTCCAACGCCAGCCTCCCTGGATGAAATATAATCCGCGCTATCACGACGAAGTGAGCCCGGAGGTGCAGTGGGTCATGGCGCATGTCCCGACCTATTCTCGATGGTTCCGATTCCTGATGCTCTGGCATCTGGGCGATGCCACGCTTCCCGGGCTAATCGCTGATCCAGAATGGGCCGGCGCGCCCCGCTCTTTGAGCGCGTCAAACGAAGCTCTGCGGGAGCTTCTGACAGCACACATTACCGCGCAGGTCGGGGACGACCCTGAACTTTTACGCAAGGTCCTCCCAAGCTACCCGCCGGGTGGCAAGCGGATGCTCCAGGACAATGGCCTCTGGCTCCAGACCTTGCGTCAGGCGCATGTCGATCTGGTAGATACGCCCATCAGTCGAATCGAGGGCGACGCGATCATCGACGCGGAAGGTCGTGCCCACGAGGTCGACATCATCGTCTATGCGACCGGCTTCGACTCCATCAAGATGCTGGCTCCCATGGAGGTAAGCGGGCGCGACGGGCAGAAAATCCACGCGTCCTGGGCCGAAGGGCCTTCCGCCTACCTCACCGTGACATCGCCTGGCTTTCCCAATTTCTTCTTCCTATATGGCCCGGGCGCCAATCTCTCCCACGGCGGAAGCATCATCTTCGTGTCCGAGTGCCAGGTTCGCTACATCCTCGACGCCGTGCGCCTGATGATAGAAAAGGGCATCGCCAGCATGGAGGTGACCGAGGAGGCTTGCAGCACCTATCTCGAACGCTTCGACGAAGCTGCGAGCCGCCTGGTGATGGCCCATCCTTCGGTCAATAACTGGTACAAGACCACATCCGGCAGAATGGTCACCAACTGGCCATGGCGGCTGCTCGACATGTGGCAGATGATGCACCATGTCGACCTGGACGACTATCTGCTGGAGCGAACCAGCGTTCCGGAGGTAGCCGCATGA
- a CDS encoding DUF2889 domain-containing protein, translating to MELSWPEGGSGPAIMNGRARDLITLDSPAETRVVNDDRLQVRIGHDKIIEELSLQPPLPGVEVLKGCHATVGFRRALVPIVTQEAAFRRPATVLLDDIVGSSVISPWIAVKWDPPRDSHEVDRTSQENVCSGYATGSVALFDRSQVDVPRLVPRLQPDDDALAFHDLGPDRDRLLRRVRRIDLWREGNGIVGIDAMFQDSGVIMGTRRAALHEYRLIARAAVSDNGLILTEITAVPGVLPYSECLGAKSSLQRLVGTPLAEFRRTVLSQLRGPVGCTHLNDAARSLAEAEALVAHLPAFSNQPEGQL from the coding sequence ATGGAATTGTCCTGGCCGGAGGGTGGCTCTGGCCCGGCTATCATGAACGGCCGCGCGCGAGATTTGATCACGCTCGATTCACCCGCCGAAACGCGGGTCGTGAACGATGATCGCCTGCAGGTTCGGATCGGGCACGACAAGATCATTGAGGAACTGTCTCTTCAGCCGCCCTTGCCGGGCGTCGAGGTCCTAAAGGGTTGCCATGCCACGGTCGGCTTCCGACGTGCGCTGGTGCCGATTGTGACACAAGAGGCGGCGTTTCGGCGGCCGGCTACCGTATTGCTTGACGATATCGTCGGCAGTTCGGTCATTTCGCCATGGATAGCCGTCAAGTGGGATCCGCCGCGCGATTCGCACGAGGTTGATCGGACGTCGCAGGAGAATGTCTGCAGCGGCTATGCGACGGGATCGGTAGCGCTGTTCGACCGCAGCCAGGTCGATGTGCCGCGTCTTGTGCCGCGCCTCCAGCCCGACGATGATGCTTTGGCGTTCCACGATCTGGGACCTGACCGCGACCGTCTGCTCCGGCGCGTCCGTCGGATCGATCTGTGGCGCGAAGGAAACGGTATCGTAGGAATCGACGCGATGTTTCAGGACAGCGGCGTCATCATGGGTACCCGGAGGGCGGCATTGCACGAGTACCGCCTTATCGCACGCGCGGCTGTCAGCGACAACGGGTTGATCCTTACGGAAATTACTGCCGTCCCGGGGGTCCTGCCTTATTCCGAATGTCTCGGCGCAAAGTCTTCGCTTCAGCGGCTGGTAGGAACCCCGCTCGCGGAATTCCGCCGAACGGTGCTCTCGCAGCTGCGTGGGCCGGTCGGCTGTACGCACCTTAACGACGCGGCCCGCTCGCTGGCCGAGGCGGAAGCACTGGTTGCTCATTTGCCCGCGTTTTCCAATCAGCCGGAAGGACAATTGTGA
- a CDS encoding LysR family transcriptional regulator yields MTVDFGRIRTFLQVVDANGFQAAARREHRSQPWLSVQIRQLEKAIGFPLIVRSPSRGVDLTAEGRQFLVYARKLGQAYDELLQGAHEIARTRGGELRIGADPFTLHTPERNLLLARYIDANPEVHVEITSAAPVELYGLLETGELDLIVATEPDRTKFQSFPLFTYQISLLVPVESPLAVHEAIDLELLRGDYVLTVAKDYSPKFMAQLARHFDKFGVALKSAREPGYGAVLRYAQLTRKPLVTVDFSPLFHEVPADMTFRYIKGKQLEVTWHAVRQRMPQTPAVRRFLSLARQLGKTKAPRVSVIRPTTERAENGAP; encoded by the coding sequence TTGACGGTCGATTTCGGACGAATCCGGACTTTCCTGCAAGTGGTCGATGCCAACGGCTTTCAGGCCGCTGCGCGGCGGGAGCATCGCTCTCAACCCTGGCTTTCCGTGCAAATCCGGCAGCTCGAGAAGGCGATTGGTTTCCCCTTGATTGTGCGGTCACCGTCAAGGGGTGTCGATTTGACAGCGGAGGGCAGGCAGTTTCTGGTATATGCGCGAAAGCTGGGTCAAGCGTATGACGAATTGCTACAGGGGGCGCATGAAATCGCAAGGACGCGCGGCGGCGAGTTGAGGATCGGTGCGGACCCTTTCACTTTGCATACCCCAGAGAGAAATTTGCTGCTCGCCCGTTACATTGACGCAAATCCGGAAGTACACGTTGAAATAACCAGTGCAGCGCCTGTTGAGCTTTACGGTTTGCTTGAAACTGGTGAACTCGATCTGATCGTGGCGACGGAGCCCGATCGGACGAAGTTTCAATCCTTCCCGTTGTTTACCTATCAGATTTCATTGCTGGTTCCAGTCGAGTCTCCGCTTGCTGTACATGAGGCTATCGATCTGGAGTTGCTCAGGGGGGATTATGTTCTCACTGTGGCCAAAGACTATAGCCCCAAATTTATGGCACAATTGGCGCGGCATTTCGATAAATTCGGCGTAGCGTTGAAATCGGCGCGCGAGCCGGGATACGGCGCTGTCCTGCGATATGCGCAGCTTACCAGAAAGCCGTTGGTCACGGTGGATTTTTCACCCCTTTTCCATGAAGTCCCGGCCGATATGACGTTTCGGTACATCAAAGGTAAGCAGTTGGAAGTGACATGGCATGCCGTGAGGCAACGCATGCCGCAGACCCCTGCCGTCAGGCGCTTTTTGAGCTTGGCCAGGCAGCTGGGTAAAACAAAGGCGCCGCGTGTCTCCGTGATCCGGCCCACGACTGAGCGGGCTGAGAACGGTGCTCCGTGA
- a CDS encoding glucose 1-dehydrogenase, translated as MNTAAKLESKVVIVTGAAGGIGTAVARELVARGSHVLLTDQDEARLAEAAGSLGERAAWQVHDITRAEDWTRTVDRACAIFGRIDGLVNNAGVLLTGSIAQAELADMELAFRVNVTGAFLGMQAVSAHMTPRRTGAIVNISSGAGLRGMKDLTAYATSKWAVRGLSRCAAADLISHGIRVNTVFPGVVDTPMTREDPSFFEQAASSVPLGHAAVPSDIAPLVAFLLSDEASFITGAEFAVDGGRSI; from the coding sequence ATGAACACGGCAGCGAAGCTGGAGAGCAAAGTCGTTATCGTGACAGGAGCGGCAGGCGGGATCGGTACCGCCGTAGCTCGGGAACTCGTGGCGCGGGGAAGTCATGTACTCCTCACCGATCAGGACGAGGCACGCCTGGCGGAGGCGGCCGGCTCGCTTGGGGAGCGTGCAGCCTGGCAGGTTCACGATATCACCCGTGCCGAGGACTGGACCAGGACGGTGGACCGCGCATGCGCGATCTTCGGTAGGATCGACGGCCTGGTCAACAATGCCGGCGTGCTGTTGACGGGCTCAATCGCGCAAGCAGAGCTCGCTGATATGGAGCTAGCCTTCCGGGTTAACGTCACCGGAGCATTCCTCGGAATGCAGGCCGTATCGGCGCATATGACGCCGCGTCGCACAGGCGCGATCGTCAACATTTCCTCTGGCGCCGGACTTCGCGGGATGAAGGATCTGACCGCCTATGCCACCAGCAAATGGGCGGTGCGCGGGCTGTCCCGGTGCGCAGCGGCTGACCTGATTTCGCATGGCATCCGCGTCAATACTGTATTTCCCGGCGTCGTCGATACGCCGATGACCCGCGAAGATCCAAGCTTCTTCGAGCAAGCTGCCTCGTCGGTCCCGCTGGGCCATGCCGCAGTGCCCAGCGACATCGCGCCGCTGGTGGCTTTCCTGCTGTCCGACGAAGCCTCGTTCATCACTGGCGCCGAATTCGCTGTCGACGGCGGCCGCTCGATCTAA
- a CDS encoding amidohydrolase family protein, producing the protein MYDTIIRGGHIIDGTGRPAFTGDIAIENGRIAKVGGTINTAARQVIDADGAIVTPGFIDPHTHFDGQFLWDDVLEPAFSHGVTTAIGGNCGVGFAPLRHDCLEPLIELMEGVEDIPGIVLTEGLDWQWSTFPDYLDRLKEREYTIDVAAQVPHAPLRVYVMGERALSHEDATAEDIAQMARLMDDAMAAGAAGFSAGRILEHVSSKGVRAPGYKAREEELIALAQAMSRHNCGVFQIIPKGDSGDLINAPLSRDEREFEHGLMERIAMAGGRPVNYLLHQIRNDPDDWVWMCEASARKREEGIPIYPQVAPRGIGFLSSLDGHHPFLLKPSYREIAGLAIPERAAAMRDPERRARILAETDIEATGPNALRISGVVSRLTTGAGLMYALGDPPQYEPSSADSFQSRAEASGVTPLELYYDLLASGDGGNLAVFFMLNYWDRDLEAVRGMMDAPGSILGLGDGGAHLLAICDGSFPTFCLSYWTRDRTRGDRFPLERMVHKLTGEIAALYGFSDRGRIAPGLRADINVIDHARLQIERPRIVNDLPSGGRRYVQGSRGYLATLVNGVVTRRFDSATGARPGRFARPN; encoded by the coding sequence ATGTACGACACCATCATTCGCGGAGGCCACATCATTGACGGCACGGGCCGGCCCGCATTCACAGGCGACATCGCCATCGAAAACGGCCGCATCGCCAAGGTCGGAGGCACAATCAACACCGCCGCGCGCCAGGTCATCGACGCCGATGGCGCGATCGTCACGCCCGGCTTCATCGATCCACATACCCATTTTGACGGCCAATTCCTGTGGGACGATGTGCTCGAACCCGCATTCTCTCATGGAGTCACTACCGCTATCGGCGGCAATTGCGGTGTAGGCTTCGCGCCACTCCGCCACGACTGCCTCGAACCGCTTATCGAACTGATGGAAGGGGTGGAGGACATTCCCGGTATTGTCCTTACCGAGGGCCTTGACTGGCAATGGTCCACCTTCCCGGATTACCTCGACCGTCTGAAGGAGAGGGAATATACGATCGACGTAGCAGCCCAGGTGCCGCACGCCCCGCTCCGAGTCTACGTCATGGGCGAGCGCGCACTCTCCCATGAAGACGCGACCGCCGAGGATATCGCCCAAATGGCGCGTCTGATGGACGATGCCATGGCCGCTGGCGCCGCCGGCTTTTCCGCGGGCCGCATTCTCGAACATGTCTCCAGCAAAGGGGTGCGAGCGCCGGGCTACAAGGCGCGGGAAGAAGAGTTGATCGCGCTCGCCCAGGCGATGAGCCGCCATAACTGCGGCGTCTTCCAGATCATTCCCAAGGGCGATTCGGGCGATCTCATCAACGCTCCGCTAAGCCGCGACGAGCGCGAATTCGAGCATGGCCTGATGGAACGGATCGCGATGGCGGGGGGAAGGCCGGTCAACTACCTGCTGCACCAGATCCGCAACGACCCCGATGATTGGGTGTGGATGTGCGAAGCCAGCGCCCGCAAACGCGAGGAAGGGATACCGATCTATCCTCAAGTCGCGCCCCGCGGGATCGGCTTCCTGAGTTCTTTGGACGGGCATCATCCGTTTCTGCTGAAGCCCTCGTATCGGGAGATTGCCGGGCTTGCAATTCCTGAGCGTGCGGCAGCCATGCGTGACCCGGAACGCCGCGCGCGCATTCTGGCTGAGACGGATATCGAAGCGACCGGACCTAATGCATTGCGGATCAGCGGCGTGGTTTCGCGGCTGACCACTGGGGCGGGTCTGATGTATGCATTGGGCGATCCGCCGCAGTACGAACCCTCTTCTGCGGATTCGTTCCAGTCGCGGGCCGAAGCGTCCGGCGTGACGCCGCTGGAACTCTATTACGACCTTCTGGCGAGCGGCGACGGCGGCAATCTCGCCGTGTTCTTCATGCTGAACTACTGGGATCGCGATCTCGAAGCGGTGCGCGGCATGATGGACGCGCCGGGCAGCATCCTGGGTCTGGGCGACGGGGGGGCCCACCTGCTTGCCATCTGCGACGGCTCGTTTCCGACTTTCTGCCTCAGCTACTGGACACGCGACCGAACGCGCGGCGACCGCTTCCCGCTGGAGCGCATGGTCCACAAGCTGACCGGGGAAATCGCCGCTCTCTATGGCTTCAGCGATCGCGGGCGGATTGCCCCGGGCCTTCGCGCCGACATCAACGTCATCGATCACGCAAGACTTCAGATCGAGCGCCCGCGCATCGTGAACGACCTGCCCTCGGGAGGGAGACGGTATGTGCAAGGATCGCGCGGCTACCTTGCCACCCTGGTCAACGGCGTCGTCACACGCCGGTTTGATTCGGCTACGGGAGCGCGTCCGGGTCGTTTCGCACGGCCGAACTGA
- a CDS encoding alpha/beta hydrolase — protein MHPRDELDTLLTAIRAAPAMPAGTTLLDKRGLVEAMMDTYPIAADLAFEETTLGGRPCIRTWAPGSVRSRTVLLLHGGGYTMCSAKGYRALAGEIARASRATVMILDYRLAPEHPFPAAVDDALAAYRELLANGTDPAQLALCGDSAGGGLVAATLVAARDAGLALPVAAAMISPWVDLAMSGDSVIRNGPHEPILTNASLNEMAAAYLGERTSPRTPLASPLYADLGGLPPLMIQVGSRETLLDDALAFTARAAAADVRVRLEVRPMMFHGFHSRGAVLAEAVDTITSVGAFLDARFDKGPAWECDPHSKLGETV, from the coding sequence ATGCACCCTCGCGATGAACTCGATACCCTGCTTACGGCGATCCGCGCCGCACCTGCCATGCCTGCTGGAACCACCCTGCTGGACAAGCGCGGCCTGGTCGAAGCGATGATGGATACCTATCCTATCGCCGCCGACCTCGCATTTGAAGAAACGACCCTCGGCGGCCGGCCCTGCATCCGGACATGGGCGCCCGGCAGCGTCCGTTCGCGCACGGTGCTGCTTCTACACGGCGGCGGTTACACGATGTGTTCTGCAAAAGGCTACCGTGCCCTTGCCGGCGAGATTGCGCGCGCCAGCAGGGCAACTGTGATGATCCTGGATTATCGTCTCGCGCCCGAGCATCCTTTCCCGGCGGCAGTCGATGATGCCCTGGCCGCCTATCGCGAACTTCTCGCCAACGGCACAGATCCGGCCCAACTGGCCTTGTGCGGAGACTCTGCGGGCGGCGGGCTGGTGGCGGCCACCCTGGTAGCGGCGCGCGATGCCGGTCTGGCGCTGCCGGTGGCGGCGGCGATGATTTCCCCCTGGGTCGATCTGGCTATGTCCGGAGATAGTGTCATCCGCAATGGCCCCCATGAACCCATCCTTACCAACGCCAGCTTGAACGAGATGGCAGCGGCCTATCTGGGCGAGCGAACGTCTCCCCGCACACCCCTCGCCTCGCCTCTCTACGCAGATCTTGGTGGCCTGCCGCCGCTGATGATCCAGGTCGGATCGCGCGAAACTTTGCTGGATGACGCTCTTGCCTTTACGGCCCGGGCCGCCGCGGCCGATGTGCGGGTGCGGCTCGAAGTCCGCCCGATGATGTTCCACGGTTTTCACAGCCGCGGAGCCGTGCTTGCCGAAGCTGTCGACACGATCACGTCGGTCGGCGCCTTTCTC